The sequence GGGCCGCGACGCCGGGACGATCCGAACACACCCCCTAGGTGTCGCACTCCAGCACCGTGCGGCACAGCCCGCACCGCGCCCGGACGCGCCCCCGCACCGGCACCCGGATCCGCTGGTGGCAGGTGGGGCAGGGGAAGGTGACACGGAGGTGGCCGGCGGGGTCGGGGGTGAAGGCGTAGGGTGCTCCCGGCAGGACGGCGGACGCGTGCCGGCGGTCGTGGGCGTAGCGGCGCCGGCCCGCCCAGCCCGCGCCGGTCAGCGGCGGCTGCTGCTCGTCCCGGCGGGCCCGGGCCATGCCCTTGGCGTAGGCGGTGTAGGCCTGCGGGCTGGTGAACCACACGGACGGGTCCTCCTGGAAGAGCAGCGCCCGCTTGGCCAGGACGTAGCCGAATTCCTCGGGGGTGAGATAGCCGAGCTTCTGGGAGGAGACGCTGTCCTCCCGGTAGGCGTCCAGCAGCAGCCAGCCCGCGCCCAGGTAGGCCGTCACCGTGTCCGTGAGGATCTCGTTCTCCGCCGTGGTGGGGAAGGCGAGGTCCAGACGGTGCAGATAGACGTGCGCCACCTCGTGCGCGAGCGCCGCGCCGATGTCCCGGCGATGGGTGCGGAAACGGTCGTTCAGTTCGACGAAGTACTCGGGGCCCGCCGCTAGTTCGACGTTCGCCGCGTGGCTCATCTCCCGGAAGCCGACGATCAGCCGCGCGTCCGGCAGCCGGAAGTGCCGCACGATCTCGCGGGCCACGCGCTGCGCGCCCAGGTGGAGGTCGTCGGTGTCGCAGAAGGCCACGTCGGCGGGGGCCAGGCTGGTCGAGAACGTCTGCACCGTGTCGCGGGACAGACGCCTGTACAGCGCGTTGACCGCGTCCCGCACCGTGTCCAGGTGCGGGAAGCCGTGCTCGACGGGTCCGCCGTTCGCCACGTTCGCACCCCCAATGACGCCGGAACTCCTCTCCACTGTAGGCGCGCGGGGCCGCCGGTCACACGGGCAGCAGGCGGGGCGCCGGCCGGTGCGGGCCGGTCTCCTCCAGTTCCAGCACCCACAGCTCGTTCCCGCCCTCCCGCAGCACCGGGCCGGGGACGTACAGGGACCGCTGGGGGCCCGCCGTCCAGTAGCGGCCCAGGCCGAATCCGTTGATCCAGACGAAGCCGCGGGTCCAGCCGGGCAGCTCGAGCCGGGCGTCCCCGGCCCCGAGCACGGTGAGCGTGCCCCGGTACAGCCCCGGGGCGTCCTGCCGGGGCGGCGCGCCGAAGGGCACCGCGTCCACGCCGGCGTCGAAGGCGTCCAGATCCAGCCCACGCGCGCGTACCCCGTGCAGATACTGCCGCTCGTGCAGGACGCCACCGGTGACGCCCTTCGTCTCGCCGAGGCGCGGCCCGTAGTTGACCCGCCCCAGGGACTCCACCCACAGCTCCACGCGCGCGGGGCCCGCGACGGGCTCCGTCAGCTCCGGCTCCTCCTCGGTGAGCACCCCGGCCCGTACGCCGTCGACGTACACCACCGCCAGATCGCGCAGCCCGCGCACGCGCAGCGGATACGGCTGCCGCGGCCCCGGCACCTCCACCTCGTAGCGCACCAGCCCCCGGGTGACCCCCAGCTCCTCGAAGGCGGGCGGCACCGGCGTCACGGTCTCCTCGCCGCCCAACGCCGCCAGTACGTCGCCCAGGGGCGCCCAGCCGGTGAGCGCCGCCTCGGCCGGGGCGCCCAACACGGCGGGCCGCGGCGGCGGTTCGGGCAGCGGCCCCCGGTGGTACTCGGAAAGGACCTCGCGAAAGCGCCGGAACTTCTCCGTGGGGCGGCCCTGTTCGTCCACGGGCGCGTCGTAGTCGTACGAGGTCACGTCCGGCTCCAGCGGACCCTCGTGCAGGGCGCCGCCGGCCCGGTTGGCGCCCGCCCAGCCCCCGAAACTCGTGCCGCCGTGCGCCATGTACAGATTCACCGACGCCCCGGACTCCAGGATCTCGCGCAGCGTCCCCGCGGCTTCACCGGCGTCCCGTACGACGTGCTCGCCGGCCCAGTGGTCGAACCAGCCGCACCAGAACTCCATGCACATCAGCGGGCCCTTGCGGCGGTGCCGGCGCAGCGTCTCGAAGGCCACGCGCGCGCGGGAGCCGAAGTTCACCGTGGCGAGCACCCCGGGCAGCGAACCGCCGGTCAGCATGTGGTCCTCGGGCCCGTCCGAGGTGAACAGCGGGACCGTGATCCCCCCGGCACGCAGCACACCGGCCAGCTCCGTCAGATAGCCGGTGTCACTGCCGTAGCTGCCGTACTCGTTCTCGACCTGCACCATGAGCACCGGCCCGCCGCGGTCGATCTGCCGGGGCACGATCTCCTGCAGCAGGTGGTGGAACCAGGCGCGCACATGACCCAGGTAGCGTTCGTCGCGGGTACGCGCGCGCGTGCCCAGCTCGTGCGTCAGCCACGCCGGCAGACCGCCGTTCTCCCACTCGGCGCAGATGTAGGGACCCGGCCGCACGATCGCCCACAGGCCCGCCTCCCGGACCGCGTCCAGGAACCGGCCGACGGCCTGCACGTCCCGGGCGGCGCCGGGGCGCGGCTGGTGCAGATTCCACGGGACGTACGTCTCCACGCAGTTCAGGCCCATCGCCCGCAGCATCGCCAGCCGGTGCCGCCACTGCGCCTCGTGCACCCGGAAGTAGTGCAGCGCCCCGGACAGCAGGCGCACCTGCCGCCCGTCCAGCAGGAAGTCGGATTCCCCCACCGTGAACTCGCTCATGCGGCCCAGCCTCGCCCCTTCCGGTGATCAGTGCCATGGACGAAGATCGGCGTTGCTTGGACAAAAGTCGGCGGGCGACGGCGCCGGGAGGAGTGCCGATGTACCAGACCTGGATGCGGTTCTTCAGCCCCCATCCCGTCCACCACCGCCTCGGCCTGGTCTGCCTCGGCGTCGGCCTCCAGCACGGCGCGCTGCCCACGGTCGGCCCGCGCGTCCTCGACCACCACGTGGCCGTCGTGATCAGCTCGGGCGGCGGCTGGTACCGGGGCGCCGACGGCCGCCGTACGGCCGTCACCGCGCCCGCGCTGCTCTGGCTCACCCCCGGAGTGCCCCACCACTACGCGCCCGACGCGGACACCGGCTGGGACGAGGGCTTCGTCGACTTCGCCGGGCCCGCCGCCGCCACCTACGCCGAACTCGGCTACATCGAACCCGAGCGGCCCGTCGTCCCGCTCTCCGACGCCTCCGGACCCCGCGCGGTGATCGCCCGCATCGTCCGCGCCGCCCGCCGGGGCAACCCGCTGCTGGAGGTGGAGACCGGCGCCGCCGTGCACGAGCTGCTGGTCGCCCTGCGCCGGGCCCGCGCCGACCTCGCCCCGGACGGCGACCATGTGCTCGAGGCCCTCGCCCGGGACGCCTGCGCCCCGATGAGCGTCGCCGACCACGCGCGCGTGCACGGCATGACCCCCGCCGAACTGCGCAGCGCCGTCCGCCGGGCCGCCGGATGCAGCCCCAAGGACTATCTGCTCGGCATCCGTCTGGCCCGCGCCAAGGAACTCCTCGCCGCCACCGAGCTGCCCGTCGCGGCCGTCGCCCGCCGGGTCGGCTACGACGACCCCGCCTACTTCTCCCGGCTGTTCACGCGCCGTGTGGGCCTCGCCCCGGTCCGCTTCCGCGCCCAGCAGGGCCGCAGCGTCCCCGGCGGCTGGAGCGACCGGGTCCCGGACCCCGACGATCCCCCGGTGATCCACTCTCCGGACACCCCGTGGACGTGGCCCGCCGACCGCATAGGGTTGACGGCCATGACCACCAGCAATACCGGCACCGGTGACATGGAGCCCCAGGTCCGCCAGGAACTGGAGCGGCTGCGCGAGAGCATCGACAACATCGACGCGGCCGTCGTCCATCTGCTCGCCGAGCGTTTCAAGGCCACCCAGCAGGTCGGCCGGCTCAAGGCGGTGCACCAGCTGCCGCCCGCCGACCCGGCCCGCGAGGCACGCCAGATCGAGCGGCTGCGCCGCCTCGCCGAGAACGCCAAGCTCGACCCGGCCTTCGCCGAGAAGTTCCTGAACTTCATCATCGCCGAAGTCATCAGGCACCATGAACGGATCGCGGACGAGGCTCTGACCGGCGACGGAACCTCGGACGCTTGATGCGTCCCGATCAGTAACCGATCGGTCAGCAGAGACCTGGGGAGCGGACGGGGCGACGGGGAAGCGGGCGCGCGCCGGATCAAAGATCCGGACATAAGCCGTGAAACCGTCCACCCCCTGTGCGCTGTCAGTGCGATCGGGCAGCATGGCCTGCATGTCCGTACTCACGCGCGACGAAGCGCAGCTCCGAGCACAGCTCCTCGACGTCCACCGCTACACGGTCGAACTGGACCTCACCACCGGGGACGAGACCTTCGACTCCCGTACCGAGATCCGCTTCACCGCGCGTTCGGCCGGGGACACGTTCGTCGAGCTGAAGCCCGCCGAACTGCGCGCGGTCACGCTCGACGGACAGCCGCTCGACCCGGAGTCGCTCGACGACGGCCGGCTCGCCCTGCGGAACCTCACCGCGGGCGAGCACGAGCTGCGCGTGGACGCCGCCATGCGCTACTCCCGCACCGGCGAGGGCATGCACCGCTTCACCGACCCCGGCGACGGCGAAACCTACGTCTACACGCAGATGTTCCTCGACGACGTCCAGCGTGTCTTCGCCGCCTTCGACCAGCCCGACCTGAAGGCCGTCTTCGAGGTCCGCGTCAGGGCGCCCGAGGACTGGACCGTCCTCGCCAACGGCGTCACCGAGCAGCGCGCCGACGGCGTCTGGCAGGCCGCGCCCACCCCGCTGATCTCCACGTACCTCGTCGCCGTGGCCGCCGGCCCCTGGTACTCCGTGCGCACCGAGCACCGCGGACTGCCCTTCGGCATCCACTGCCGCCGCTCCCTCGCGCCGCACCTCGAGGCGGACGCCGAGGAGATCCTCGACGTCACGCGCGCGTGCTTCGACCGCTACCACGAGAAGTTCGAGGAGCCGTACCCCTTCGACTCCTACGACCAGGCGTTCGTCCCCGAGTTCAACGCGGGCGCCATGGAGAACCCGGGCCTGGTCACCTTCCGCGACGAGTACGTCTTCCGGTCCGCCGTCACCGAGGCCGAGCGCCAGGAGCGCGCCCTGGTCATCGCGCACGAGATGGCCCACATGTGGTTCGGCGACCTCGTCACCCTCAAGTGGTGGGACGACATCTGGCTGAACGAGTCCTTCGCCGAGTACATGGGCTACCAGACCCTCCTCGAGGCGACCCGCTTCACCGATCCCTGGGTCGAGTTCGGCGTCGACCGCAAGGCCTGGGGCTACGACGCGGACCAGCGGCCCACCACCCACCCGATCGCCCCCGAATCCATCGCGGACACGGCCGTCGCCCTGCTCAACATGGACGGCATCACCTACGCCAAGGGCGCCTCCGCACTGCGCCAGCTGGCCGCCTGGCTCGGCGAGAAGGACTTCCTCGCGGGCATCAACGCCCACTTCGCCCGGCACAGGTTCGGCAACGCCACCCTCGCCGACTTCCTCGACTCCCTCGCCTCGGCCACCGAACGGGACGTGCACGCCTGGGCGCACAGCTGGCTGGGCACTACCGGTGTCGACACCCTCACGCCCAAGATCGCCGCCGCCGACGGCGCCTGCACCCTGACCGTCGACCGCGCGGGCAGCCGCCCGCACCGCCTCACCATCGGCCTGTACGACCACGACGTCGCCGACGAGGGCCGTCTCGTGCTCCGCGAGCGCCTCGGCCTCGACGTCCCGCAGACCGGCCCGCAGCCCATCGGCAAGCGCCCCGCGCTGCTCCTGCTCAACGACGGCGACCTCACCTACGCCAAGGTCCGCTTCGACGCCGGGTCCTTCGAGGCGGTGC comes from Streptomyces sp. FXJ1.172 and encodes:
- a CDS encoding glycoside hydrolase family 35 protein, which translates into the protein MSEFTVGESDFLLDGRQVRLLSGALHYFRVHEAQWRHRLAMLRAMGLNCVETYVPWNLHQPRPGAARDVQAVGRFLDAVREAGLWAIVRPGPYICAEWENGGLPAWLTHELGTRARTRDERYLGHVRAWFHHLLQEIVPRQIDRGGPVLMVQVENEYGSYGSDTGYLTELAGVLRAGGITVPLFTSDGPEDHMLTGGSLPGVLATVNFGSRARVAFETLRRHRRKGPLMCMEFWCGWFDHWAGEHVVRDAGEAAGTLREILESGASVNLYMAHGGTSFGGWAGANRAGGALHEGPLEPDVTSYDYDAPVDEQGRPTEKFRRFREVLSEYHRGPLPEPPPRPAVLGAPAEAALTGWAPLGDVLAALGGEETVTPVPPAFEELGVTRGLVRYEVEVPGPRQPYPLRVRGLRDLAVVYVDGVRAGVLTEEEPELTEPVAGPARVELWVESLGRVNYGPRLGETKGVTGGVLHERQYLHGVRARGLDLDAFDAGVDAVPFGAPPRQDAPGLYRGTLTVLGAGDARLELPGWTRGFVWINGFGLGRYWTAGPQRSLYVPGPVLREGGNELWVLELEETGPHRPAPRLLPV
- a CDS encoding chorismate mutase — translated: MTTSNTGTGDMEPQVRQELERLRESIDNIDAAVVHLLAERFKATQQVGRLKAVHQLPPADPAREARQIERLRRLAENAKLDPAFAEKFLNFIIAEVIRHHERIADEALTGDGTSDA
- the pepN gene encoding aminopeptidase N, whose product is MSVLTRDEAQLRAQLLDVHRYTVELDLTTGDETFDSRTEIRFTARSAGDTFVELKPAELRAVTLDGQPLDPESLDDGRLALRNLTAGEHELRVDAAMRYSRTGEGMHRFTDPGDGETYVYTQMFLDDVQRVFAAFDQPDLKAVFEVRVRAPEDWTVLANGVTEQRADGVWQAAPTPLISTYLVAVAAGPWYSVRTEHRGLPFGIHCRRSLAPHLEADAEEILDVTRACFDRYHEKFEEPYPFDSYDQAFVPEFNAGAMENPGLVTFRDEYVFRSAVTEAERQERALVIAHEMAHMWFGDLVTLKWWDDIWLNESFAEYMGYQTLLEATRFTDPWVEFGVDRKAWGYDADQRPTTHPIAPESIADTAVALLNMDGITYAKGASALRQLAAWLGEKDFLAGINAHFARHRFGNATLADFLDSLASATERDVHAWAHSWLGTTGVDTLTPKIAAADGACTLTVDRAGSRPHRLTIGLYDHDVADEGRLVLRERLGLDVPQTGPQPIGKRPALLLLNDGDLTYAKVRFDAGSFEAVHTKLSRLPDPLTRAVVWNALRDAVRDGELPPAAYLETARAHLPRETDLAIAQGVLGFASGQLADQYLTPQGRTAALSTLTSLCRDLLRRTEDGDQPGLRLIAVRHLIGAAAHPDTIAAWLADGTVPGGPELDPELRWRILARLAVLGATDEAAIAAELERDVSATGQEGAARCRAALPDPEAKRAAWDAMFTGDDLSNYLFTATAQGFWQPEQADLVRHYVPRFYPDAVAVSARRGPAIARAAGRSAFPAHAVDPENLRLGEACLREADPTPALRRALADRLDDLSRALRVRGGQDAPEEVREA